The sequence below is a genomic window from Papio anubis isolate 15944 unplaced genomic scaffold, Panubis1.0 scaffold1307, whole genome shotgun sequence.
AGGGAACCGGAAGCCACAGAGACATCAGGCTGGGTGCTGCTGTCTGTGGGCCACTGGCTGGGGGACTGTACTGGGCCTGGAGGGACATCCCTGACACTCTCCACCGGATGCCAGGggcacccccagccccaggtgaGAACCACGGATCCCATGGTGAATGAGGCCAGCCTGTGGGAAGTGGGGCTGGGACAGCTCTGCACAGCTTAATAGAAAAGTTGGGTTCTATTTTGTGGGGCTTTGGTGACACCAATGGCTGGTCAGTGCTGTCCGTCAGGAAGTGATTTGATGACAGGCTAGAGAAGGGGCTGCCAAGGCCAGCGGGGCACTCGCTGCCTGGGtccaaggaaaaggaaataaaggctgGCGATGTGACAGTGTGGGGGAACACAGAGGGAAGGAACTGGTGGAGACACAGGGCTGGCCCTGCACAGGGCTACGAGCAGTTACCCGGGGGTTGTCCTATTAATTCTTCTCACGGCACCAAGAGGCAGCTGTGAGGATCCCTCTCCTGAGGACAGAACTGCTCCAGAACCACACAGCGAGGATCCACAGAAGCAAGATCCAGGCCAGCTCCACAGCGGGCGAACTTGACCCCTCACCCGTGGTCCTGAGGCAGGGATCAGAGCCCCTGGACACACAGACCTCCCAGGAACTGCAGGAACGGGAAGCAGAAGCTCTGGACCAGCGGCAGGACCCAGGGTTTCTGCCCTCCAGGTCACATGGGGACCAGCCACTGCACAGGTGGACACACGGTGCTTTAACCTGCACTGGGGAAAGGAGCCCTCGCTCTCAGGGTGGAGACCGCAGCTCGATCGGGCCGCCTTCCCTGCTGGGCACAGCCTGAGCCACAGGACCAAGGCCAGAGAGACGACACCAAGGTTCACCTGGCTGGCCTATAAGTGTCTCCGAGAGGCCACTACCCTCACCTGAAATGCCCCGTCCATCACCAAGCCCCACCCTCTTCTGCCAGCCCTGCCCCACAAGGCCCAGCTCTTCGGTGATGCAAAGCCCCGCCCCCAAGACCCAGCTTGCCTGCAGCACCACCCCACTGGCTCCACCCCATCTCCTGCAAGCCCCATCCCCAAGGCCCAGCTCACCTGCATCCCCACCTACTAGGCTCCACTCCTCTGCTCCTACTACCCCTCACTGGGCTTCCTCCGTATCACTTGCACAGCCCCGCCCAACATAGCACGCCCTTCTAGAAACCCTAGACACACTGGGGTTTCTGCGGCCAAACCTGATGATTCGCTGAGTATGAGCACGAAGACTCAGTGCCCTGATCTGTTCAGTCAGGTTTTGCCATCAAATAGTTTGCTCTAAACTTCTGCAGAATCATTCAGTTTTCTGAGTCACTTAGgtttcaaaattataaagaagaaattgtGGACCTATACTTACTTGGGTTTATATTAAAAtagattcatttgttttttgttttgttatttgcttaaaccttttcctttttttctttttttaagcgtAGTAACTAAAAATGACAACACTTCACATATTTGGCCAGCTGTTGGCTCTGTGCTATGCTTGATGTTGtagcaaatgtaaaagacaaACAGCTTACTGTCTAGAAAGACTGACGCGGCTCTGACTGGAGGCACATGGTGGATGCCATGAGGGCCAAGGACAAGGGCGGGAGGAGGAgtgggagctgctgctgctgggggaGAGGGAAGAGCTGGAGAGGGTGGTGTGAGAAAGCAGCTGCCTCTGGGCAGGGCTCCAGCAAGGGAGCCAGGGAAGTGACTAGGGGGTTCCAGGCAAGGTCCAGGCATGGGAGTCCTGACAACAGACTCCTTAGTGCATTTGTGAAATCCTGCAAAGGTCGGGCAGACACCTGGGTTTATAGTACTGGCTACTATTAATAAGGGCCTCACCCAGAGTGGTAGattcttctcctttatttttcaaattttatagaaatgtacttatttttgagactgggactcaccctgtcacccaggctggagtgcagtggtgtgatcttggctcactgctgcctcgaactcctgggctcaagcgatcctctcacttcagtctcccaagcaactgggacaagatgccaccacgcctggctcattgtgtgtgtgtgtgtgtgtgtgtgtgtgtgtaggtgtaaGGTGTAGGTGTAGGTGGAaactttgttgtctaggctggtctcaaactcctgagttcaagcaatcctcttgtcttgTGTATTAGTCTaatctcacactgctatgaagaaatacctaagactgggtaatttataatgaatgaGCCAAAataaggaggtttaattgactcacagttcttgcatggctggggaagcctcaggaaactttacaatcatggtggaaggcacctcttcacagggtggtaTGGAAGAATGGCCAAGTgaaggggaagccccttataaaaccatcagatctcagttGAGAACatactcactgtcatgagaatgtTATTGGGAACCCCCCATGATTCATCACctctcctaccaggtccctcccacaacatgtggggattatgggaactacaattcaagatgagatttggtggggacgaGGCCAAACCATACCCTATTctccaaagtgctgctgggattaaaagtgtgGAGCCACAGTAAGTCCAGCCATAGAAACTTACGAGGTCATGTTTTGTTTGAGAAATAGCTACCATGAACGCCATATTATTATTAAAGCTATATATTATTAGAAAGAGACATCTCACTGTATCGctgattttaaatgtatttgatcaTTTGATACAAAGTACCGTAAGCTTGGAAACAAGTAATTTAACAGTGATAGATGATGCAGGTCATAGTGGGCCACTTTATGCATGACTGTTGGATGGCAGGCTCCCCAGATTGGCTGAGGGAGACGCGAGGTCTCACCTCCTCTCAATAGCTTAATTTGTTGTGTGCTTTCTTGGCCAGGTGATCTATGGCACCTGGACGGGAGGGGGGTGGCAAGTGGTGTGGTGCATCACAGGACCTGTATGTGATTATGGGAGAGAGCCGGCCGGCATGACTGGAAGAGAAGACAGTTTCTTTCATACCGAGGAGTATGGACACTTACCAGGAGGCTTGCCTAAGGTAGAAGAAGATCTTCCACCCTGCCCCGGAGTGGGGAGTCTTTCATCTTTGGGGGCATTTCTATCCTCCAGCCCCTCCAGCTTGCCCTGCCCCAGCTTTGTCCTTACAGCTACCACCGGTAGAATCTATCCCAAACTAGGAGAAGCAAAGACTGGATCCTGACCCTCCCCCACTGTCGCCGGGCTAGCTCCACTCCAGCATTGTCCCTCCCTGGTAATGCCCGTGGCTTCGGGCACTCACAGGAGATTATATGCACAGAAACAGGAGGCACACAGCCTCGATGTTGGAAGGGGTGCTGTGTTACTGAGGTGCAGTACACAAAAGCAGGAGGCACTCAGCAGGTGTTGGAAAGGGTGCTGTTACTTAGGTGCAGCACACCGTGGGAAGGGCAGACACCAGGGTGAATCCTGGCTCTGATTCGGGCAGCTTGTTTCATCACCCTGAGCCtcgttttttcatctgtaaatgaggaTGAGAATATCTCTCACAGGATTCTATGTGACATGATTAGAAAATGCCTagccaaaaaagaataaaatttaaaataaaatgaaaatcactcaGCCAGTAATGAGCactcaaaaatatacatatatacacacattctcATTTGTCTTCTTTAGGTCTTACTTTTCTTGTTTGTAGGATAAGTGACTTGGACAGGACGGTTCTGTTCTCTCCAGCTCTGAAATACTGGCTTCCCGGTATCATCTAATTTCAGGCAGAAAAGCCAGTTTTCTCAGTGTGTCGAAGATCACTATTTCACAGGCTATTTTGTCTACGTTTAACTGCTCGTGTTTTTCTGGTTAACTCAGGTGACATGTGTTCCCGAGCTGTTCCTGACGGCCATGAAGCTCAGCCACGATGACAGAGGAGCCAGGTATTTACACCTGGCCAGAGAAGACTGGAATAATCTGTTCAGGTACATGGTGCATTGTAAGAACATGGTCTTGAACGCGATTAAATcagggatgtccaatcttttggcttccctgtgcCACATTAGAAGAACTGTCTCaggccacacacaaaatacactaacactaagcACAGTTGAtgagcttaaaaataaatagaggaCCTCAATGTTCTAAGAAAGTGTAGGGATTGTGTTGGGATGCATTCCAAGCCATCCTGAGCATGCGGACTGCAGGCTGTGGGTTAGACAAGCTTGGTTTAAAGCACTGACTGTATGTTATGTGGATTAAATATCATCTCACTAGTATTTTTATTGACAGAGCAtcttgaaaaataaggaaaagcttACACGGACTTACAATCTCATCAAATACAATTGTATAGTCTGAATCAATGATTTACATTAGAGTTGGAAAACCCTGGGCTGGAGGATTATGGTGCTGAATGATGATTTCTAGTAGCTGAGGTGATGATGCATCTGGGAACTGTGTCCGCAGCACTAAGATGAACGTTTTGTATTCTAATCATTCTCCTTCCCTAGCGTTCtgttcctctcccttccctggcGTGCCATTCCTTCTTCCCTAGCGTGCAGTTCGGTACCACTCCCATGGACAGTACCGGTGTTCCTCACATTCTTGAGCATACTGTCCTTTGTGGGTCTCGGAAATATCCGTGCAGAGACCCTTTCTTCCAAATGTTGAACCGGTCCCTCTCCCCGTTCATGAACGCCTTCACAGGTAAGACCAGCATCCTGAACGGAAAACCGTGTTTGGGTTTGCCAGGCACATCCACTGGAATTCAGTTAGTTTCTGAGAAGGGATGAGAGGAGTGGGCAATTAATGTTCTAGAAAAATTTTTATCTCTCTCTACTTGAAGGACGTCAGAAATTTCATCCTTCAGGAAAGCCGCATGGTAGCGAGGTTATAAAAACTAGTGTTTGAATAAAACGTACGTGAACTTTTCCCAGAAAGGTTCAAAACAATTTTCTCTTGGGGATATCGCTACAATGCCAGGCCTCCAGAGTTACCACTAACGTTGATGTTTGACTTTTAGTAAGACTGACACTAGTGGATAGGGTGACAATGAACAGTGCACTCTGTGAAGGAGTGACATCGAAGAGCAAGTTAAATCCATGCTGTTACAGAATGAGGTCATCTTTGTAGACGTGTGAAAGTCTCTGGAGACACTTGAGAGAGTTCAGATGTTCGCTAAAGAAAGACCTGGTGCCCGTTTAGTGCAGATCCTGAGATGAGATGGGAAAGCTGGCACTCAGGCTGATGAGCTGGGACGGCTGCTGAGGTCGGGGGCCAGAGCATGGAGCCACTGCCCCATCTCAAGAATAGCTACAACTTACTGTCCTAGGATAAAGGGGAAATGAGGCTTGAGATTcaataattttagtagaaatctgttaaattttacaatttcacttttcatttgtaCCCAGCTAGTGATTATACTCTGTATGCATTTTCCACATAAAATCCCAAGGACTTTCAGAATCTCCTCTCAGTGTATTTGCATGAGACCTTTTTCCCAGGTTTACGTGAGCTGGATTTCTATGTCATGAGTGATTAACTAGTTGATACAGACTTTAGTATTTGAGTCACTGTCAGCTTATAATTATTTGCCCTCAGGCAGGAAGGATGGCGGCTGGAATATGAGAACCTCAGCGACCCCCAGATGCCCTTCATCTTTAAAGGAGTCATCTTTAATGAGACGAAGGGAGCGTTTGTAaggtttcttttttatgttgtgTTCAGCTTACCTTACCCATGTACCGTATCATGATATAGACACATCTGGAAGATGGTTGATTTTTCTTCAATATCCTCATTATAGGTGACATGTTCTTGGATTAGCTGGGGTCAGTGCTGTGAGCAGAAGCCAGGAGGTAACAGGGCCAGGCTGCAGTTCTTCCCAGCAGGTCTCAACCATGTCTGACGACCCCCGTGTATGATCTGCAGTGAGAGAAAAGCTATTTTCATACCACTATCAACACATTGTCTTTTTCACTCATTCTGCCCACATGGTGTACTTCTCTAGAGGCCAAGTGCACAGGTGTGTGTGACACACAGCAAGCTGGATACAGAGCAGATGGGGGAGTCCAGCTTCACCTCTGAGCCAGACACTACAGAGATTTGCAAAAAAGGCAACACAGCATCACTCTAAGTAGTCAGTGTTTTACTTTGTTATGAGAAGtatttttcaaacatatttatattaacatgtaaTGATGGCTTACCTTAATGCAtaagtatttttaatactttaatttttttaatcaactttaatttagaatatagaaaaattatataaacacacacaggtACCTACACAGGCAAAAAAAAGCCTACATAATCAAAAAAAGCTGCGAGTCCTCATTAAACCCAATtgtgcctagtgttccattattggaatcctaagcttgtgggagttatttatatcctacagctcaaggtcattgccaaggtctgatttttaaagaaaaatttgcaacctcaggcataaatgggttaattttTCAGGGTGTAAAGGAGTCTTGAGACCATTTTGGATTAAGAGCTGCTGTCCTGAGTCCGTGTCTTCATGTCCCCTTGTGACTTTGACAATCTGCCTGTGCTGGTGTCCCTGAGGCTCATAGGTGGTCTGCTCTCTGATTTCCATAGCCCCCCTCAGCTGGTGAACCATTTCTTACCTTTTCATTCTCAATTTGGTGGTCTTTTCTTCCAAGGAGTCTTCTTGAAACTCAAGTTGGGGTGACAGCTTCTCCCCACTTGCCTGGTGGCTGGTAGGCAGACCTGGTGATCCCTCCGATTTACAGCCCTTGGCTATGAGTTTGTTgcaaaacacatcaaaaagtcCATTGTTCTCAATCCTTGGGTTCTGCATGGGTGATGAGTGATTGAATACAGTGTTAAACAATGCCTGCagggggtgtttttttttttttacctttagaaGAGTTTTATTTGCAAAGTATTACAGGCATATGCACCAGAATGTGATCGATTGGCTATATTGAAAGtaatgtagtgtgtgtgtattattttatatatatatattcttatttatttacttcacaTTTCAAGACAGACAATCAGAGGATATTCTCCCAGCACCTATAAAACAGAGTTCTTCCCCACCACACGTACTCAGTGGTCTCTGGGGATGACCCACTGTGCATCCCGGAGCTCACGTGGGAGCAGCTTAAGCAATTTCATGCCACTCACTATCACCCAAGCAATGCTAGGTAATATTTTGTTGGAAAAGTTTGATGGTGGATTGTGAAAAGTTGACTTGTTTGTGTTCTTACATTTTCATGACATGGCTTCTCTCA
It includes:
- the LOC116272583 gene encoding LOW QUALITY PROTEIN: presequence protease, mitochondrial-like (The sequence of the model RefSeq protein was modified relative to this genomic sequence to represent the inferred CDS: substituted 2 bases at 2 genomic stop codons) gives rise to the protein MKRQQSTAGLREPEATETSGWVLLSVGHWLGDCTGPGGTSLTLSTGCQGHPQPQVTCVPELFLTAMKLSHDDRGARYLHLAREDWNNLFSVQFGTTPMDSTGVPHILEHTVLCGSRKYPCRDPFFQMLNRSLSPFMNAFTGLSESPLSVFAXDLFPRFTXAGFLCHE